From a single Sphingobium sp. SCG-1 genomic region:
- a CDS encoding 2-hydroxymuconic semialdehyde dehydrogenase codes for MSNKTLRNFINGTFVDHSGQSCFDNRNPIDNSLISRVAEASAADVDSAVAAARAGLLGPWGKMSVDERAGLLHRVADGVIARFDEFLAAECADTGKPYSLARHIDIPRGAANFKIFADLVKNVATESFQMGTPDGAGAINYAIRKPRGVIGVISPWNLPLLLMTWKVGPALACGNTVIVKPSEETPTTANLLAEVMNEAGIPDGVYNVLNGFGPNSAGEFLTRHHGVDAVTFTGETRTGAAIMKAGADRVRPVSFELGGKNPAIVFADCDLEKAIEGTMRSVFANCGQVCLGTERVFVERQIFDIFVERLRAGAEALRPGVPNDPDANMGPLISLEHRDKVLSYYEKAKALGAIVVTGGGVPDMPKALREGAWVEPTIWTGLADDSIIMREEIFGPCCHISPFDDENEVVRRANDTEYGLACSIWTENTSRAHRVAGKMDVGLVWVNSWFLRDLRTPFGGSKMSGIGREGGVHSLEFYTELTNICVKL; via the coding sequence ATGTCTAATAAAACACTACGTAACTTCATAAACGGGACCTTTGTCGACCACTCAGGCCAAAGCTGCTTTGATAATCGTAACCCTATTGATAACAGCCTTATCAGCAGGGTTGCTGAGGCCAGTGCAGCCGATGTGGACTCCGCGGTCGCAGCAGCGCGCGCGGGACTGCTTGGCCCTTGGGGAAAGATGTCCGTTGATGAACGCGCCGGGCTATTGCACCGAGTCGCGGACGGAGTGATCGCCCGCTTTGACGAATTTCTCGCGGCAGAGTGCGCCGATACTGGCAAACCCTACAGCCTTGCTCGACATATCGACATTCCCCGTGGCGCCGCCAACTTCAAGATATTCGCCGACCTTGTCAAAAATGTTGCAACGGAATCCTTCCAGATGGGCACGCCGGACGGAGCGGGCGCTATCAACTATGCGATCCGCAAGCCCCGCGGTGTGATCGGAGTCATATCTCCTTGGAACCTGCCTCTTTTGCTGATGACCTGGAAAGTCGGGCCAGCATTGGCCTGCGGTAATACCGTCATTGTCAAGCCGTCTGAGGAAACGCCGACAACAGCGAACCTCCTTGCTGAAGTGATGAATGAGGCCGGCATACCTGATGGCGTATACAACGTCCTCAACGGCTTTGGCCCGAATAGCGCCGGCGAATTTCTGACGCGCCATCATGGCGTCGATGCGGTGACGTTCACCGGAGAAACCCGTACTGGCGCTGCAATCATGAAAGCGGGAGCCGATCGCGTCAGACCTGTTAGCTTCGAGCTCGGAGGAAAGAATCCGGCCATTGTGTTTGCCGACTGCGATCTCGAGAAAGCCATCGAAGGAACTATGCGGTCGGTGTTCGCCAATTGTGGGCAGGTGTGTCTCGGAACCGAGCGCGTATTCGTCGAGCGGCAGATTTTTGATATTTTCGTCGAACGGCTACGCGCTGGCGCCGAGGCGCTCAGGCCGGGGGTCCCTAATGATCCAGATGCCAACATGGGTCCGTTGATCAGCCTCGAGCACCGCGACAAGGTTCTTTCCTATTATGAAAAAGCCAAAGCGCTCGGTGCGATCGTCGTGACCGGCGGCGGCGTACCCGATATGCCCAAAGCGCTGAGAGAAGGTGCGTGGGTCGAGCCGACAATCTGGACCGGTCTCGCGGACGATAGCATTATCATGCGGGAGGAGATTTTCGGTCCGTGTTGTCACATAAGCCCGTTCGACGATGAGAACGAGGTCGTCCGCCGGGCTAATGACACCGAATATGGTCTGGCTTGTTCGATTTGGACAGAGAATACCAGTCGAGCTCACCGCGTTGCTGGAAAAATGGATGTTGGCCTGGTTTGGGTCAATTCTTGGTTTTTACGTGATTTGCGCACCCCATTTGGCGGCTCGAAAATGTCCGGGATCGGCCGCGAAGGAGGTGTTCATAGCCTCGAGTTTTATACTGAGCTCACAAACATATGCGTGAAACTATGA
- a CDS encoding 2-keto-4-pentenoate hydratase: MVDSKAIETAAGALRAAYGGAFIAPLRDSVGSNDPAVAYAIQEHNTKHWISEGRRLVGRKIGATSVAVQTMLGLDQPDYGMLFADMAFSDGEEIPVARVQQPKVEGEIAFAIGEDLDSDQLNIADIIGAIDYAVAAIEIVGSRIDKWDIKILDTIADNASAGLYVLGSQPRRLSEFDPILCGMVIERNGEPISTGAGIACLGNPLTATLWLAKKMVEVGRPLKKGDLVMSGALGPLAPIAAGDSVELKISGIGSVRAHF, from the coding sequence ATGGTCGACAGTAAAGCAATTGAGACTGCCGCCGGGGCACTGCGAGCCGCCTATGGCGGCGCTTTTATTGCGCCGCTTCGTGATAGTGTGGGAAGCAATGACCCAGCCGTTGCCTACGCTATTCAGGAGCACAATACGAAGCACTGGATATCGGAGGGGCGGCGGTTGGTCGGGCGCAAGATCGGTGCAACTTCGGTTGCCGTTCAGACAATGCTCGGGCTCGATCAGCCCGATTATGGCATGCTCTTTGCCGATATGGCTTTTTCCGATGGTGAGGAAATACCGGTCGCACGCGTTCAACAACCGAAAGTTGAAGGCGAAATTGCTTTTGCGATAGGGGAGGACCTGGACTCGGACCAGCTCAACATTGCAGACATAATAGGGGCAATCGACTACGCAGTTGCGGCGATCGAGATCGTTGGGAGCAGAATTGACAAATGGGACATAAAGATCCTCGATACGATAGCTGACAATGCAAGTGCCGGGCTGTATGTGCTTGGCTCGCAGCCACGCAGACTCTCGGAGTTCGATCCAATCCTGTGCGGTATGGTTATCGAACGTAATGGGGAGCCTATTTCAACCGGTGCCGGCATCGCCTGCCTCGGCAACCCTCTTACGGCTACCTTGTGGCTTGCTAAGAAGATGGTGGAAGTGGGGCGGCCTCTAAAAAAGGGTGACCTTGTTATGTCGGGTGCGCTGGGGCCGCTCGCACCCATAGCGGCGGGCGACAGCGTCGAGTTGAAGATCTCAGGGATAGGTAGCGTTCGGGCTCATTTCTGA
- a CDS encoding 2-keto-4-pentenoate hydratase produces the protein MALDELARTVDDASRTATEIPQLAETHALSVDEAYAIQALSIRRRLERGEKLIGMKMGLTSRAKMVQMGVSDVIWGRLTDAMRVEDGDSIEFKKFVHPRVEPEIAFLLKKPLEGRVTLLEAMNAVEAVAPAMEIIDSRYKNFKFSLPDVIADNSSSSAFVLGTWNSPSIDTGNLGMVMQIGGRPIQIGSSAAILGHPGRSLAAASRLVAAAGLRLEAGWIIMAGGATAAEKLLPGMSVRLDVEKLGRTAFNVV, from the coding sequence ATGGCATTAGATGAACTTGCGCGTACCGTCGACGATGCGTCGCGAACCGCGACCGAGATTCCGCAATTGGCAGAGACGCACGCGTTGTCCGTGGATGAAGCATATGCGATCCAGGCGTTGTCGATCCGTCGCAGGCTCGAAAGAGGTGAAAAACTCATTGGTATGAAAATGGGTCTGACCAGTCGGGCTAAGATGGTCCAGATGGGCGTTTCAGATGTCATATGGGGTCGCCTTACAGATGCAATGCGCGTGGAAGACGGGGATAGCATCGAATTTAAAAAATTCGTTCATCCTCGCGTTGAGCCTGAGATTGCGTTTCTGCTGAAGAAGCCTCTGGAGGGAAGGGTAACACTTCTCGAAGCAATGAACGCAGTGGAAGCTGTAGCGCCAGCAATGGAAATTATCGACAGTCGTTATAAAAACTTCAAGTTCAGCCTGCCTGACGTGATTGCTGACAACTCGAGCAGCTCGGCTTTCGTGCTGGGAACGTGGAATAGTCCATCGATCGATACGGGAAATCTTGGCATGGTCATGCAAATTGGTGGAAGACCCATTCAGATCGGTTCGTCCGCCGCGATCCTGGGTCATCCCGGACGGAGTCTTGCTGCAGCGTCGAGGCTCGTTGCAGCCGCTGGTTTGAGGCTCGAAGCAGGTTGGATAATCATGGCTGGAGGCGCAACAGCCGCTGAAAAACTTTTGCCTGGAATGTCGGTGCGCCTTGATGTCGAGAAGCTGGGCCGAACCGCATTCAACGTTGTGTAA
- a CDS encoding GlcG/HbpS family heme-binding protein — translation MAVDRDAETMFSPSAKLAARLVLAAVEHGASIGVFVAASVCDTTGRPVAALMHPKAPTECAAIARDKAAVSAGFRTSTDNLFEEIAGNEALKIGLATRRGFALFGGGSPITLAGDIIGGLGVSGGSEEQDTECLQFALKTTEFIGKSPVL, via the coding sequence ATGGCAGTAGATCGTGATGCCGAGACAATGTTTAGTCCGTCGGCTAAACTTGCCGCACGGCTCGTACTGGCGGCTGTAGAACATGGTGCTTCTATCGGTGTCTTTGTCGCCGCTAGCGTCTGCGATACTACGGGCCGTCCGGTCGCTGCGCTCATGCATCCAAAAGCACCGACTGAATGCGCCGCCATTGCAAGAGATAAAGCGGCCGTTTCAGCGGGGTTCCGCACAAGCACAGACAATCTGTTTGAAGAAATTGCCGGCAACGAGGCTCTCAAGATCGGCTTGGCGACGAGGAGGGGGTTTGCATTATTCGGTGGGGGCTCCCCCATTACTCTGGCAGGCGACATCATAGGTGGGCTGGGGGTTTCTGGAGGCTCCGAGGAACAAGACACAGAGTGCTTACAGTTTGCACTCAAAACGACAGAATTCATTGGCAAATCGCCCGTACTTTGA
- the tnpA gene encoding IS66-like element accessory protein TnpA, producing MSSRIEIVSRVSGRRRWTVEQKLAVLRDAFGPEGCVRTACERHDVGSGSIYTWRRQAMSGELAGVRKLAEPAFAEVQISEPLALPAPQVATRSDSAIGIELPSGVRVTVDATVDADALSRVIGILTR from the coding sequence ATGAGTAGTCGGATAGAGATCGTTAGCCGTGTGTCAGGTCGGCGGCGGTGGACGGTAGAGCAGAAGCTAGCCGTGCTGCGGGATGCATTCGGCCCGGAGGGCTGCGTGCGCACGGCCTGTGAACGCCATGATGTCGGCAGCGGCTCGATCTACACTTGGCGGCGCCAGGCGATGTCCGGTGAGCTTGCCGGGGTTCGCAAGTTGGCCGAGCCGGCATTTGCCGAGGTCCAGATCAGCGAGCCGCTTGCCTTGCCGGCCCCACAGGTTGCGACGCGCAGCGACAGTGCGATCGGGATTGAGCTGCCGTCGGGCGTCAGGGTGACGGTGGATGCCACGGTGGATGCCGATGCCCTGTCACGGGTGATCGGTATCCTGACACGATGA
- the tnpA gene encoding IS66-like element accessory protein TnpA — translation MDSEQSNEPRMSGRGDGGALVQVERRRNWSDEEKLAILKETTVPGVVISAVARRHGIGTGQLYTWRKQLLRGAMAGFVPVELAASSPSAKAREAGRIEVRGRCGLTVSVDGEVDRAALKQVLDVLRELDH, via the coding sequence ATGGACAGTGAGCAGTCAAACGAGCCTCGTATGAGCGGTCGCGGGGATGGCGGAGCGCTTGTACAGGTGGAGCGGCGTCGGAACTGGAGCGACGAGGAGAAGCTGGCGATCCTGAAGGAGACGACGGTGCCGGGCGTTGTCATATCGGCCGTAGCGCGGCGGCATGGGATAGGCACGGGTCAGCTGTACACTTGGCGCAAGCAACTGCTCCGCGGAGCGATGGCAGGCTTCGTGCCTGTCGAACTGGCAGCATCATCGCCGTCGGCCAAAGCCCGAGAAGCTGGGCGGATCGAGGTTCGAGGGCGGTGCGGCCTGACGGTGTCGGTGGATGGCGAAGTTGATCGGGCCGCCCTGAAACAGGTGCTCGATGTCTTGCGGGAGCTGGATCATTGA
- the tnpB gene encoding IS66 family insertion sequence element accessory protein TnpB (TnpB, as the term is used for proteins encoded by IS66 family insertion elements, is considered an accessory protein, since TnpC, encoded by a neighboring gene, is a DDE family transposase.): MRKGFDGLSAQVRNILQLDPFSGAVFLFRGKRGDRLKALVWDGSGLCLYAKRLERGKFVWPRAHEGALRLSAAQLAMLLEGLNWKQAIVHDEVITPSLA, from the coding sequence ATGCGCAAGGGGTTTGACGGGCTGTCAGCGCAGGTGCGCAATATTCTTCAGCTCGATCCCTTCTCGGGGGCGGTGTTCCTGTTCCGCGGGAAGAGGGGCGACAGGCTGAAGGCCTTGGTCTGGGACGGCTCAGGGCTATGCCTGTATGCGAAGCGTCTTGAGCGCGGAAAGTTTGTTTGGCCACGTGCCCATGAGGGTGCGCTGCGGCTGTCGGCAGCCCAGCTTGCGATGTTGCTCGAAGGCCTGAACTGGAAGCAGGCGATCGTCCACGACGAGGTCATCACGCCGAGCCTCGCATAG
- the tnpC gene encoding IS66 family transposase, whose translation MRFALDRLPTDPVLLQKMLLEMADVMEQERAELTAAQATVKAQTLRIEKLEHRVARLLRVQFGRSSEKMDIAQLRLMLEEVEAPEPANDEVPAPPVAKSARKPGGRVPLPAHFPRQTFDHQPSPCSGGCNGPSVQIDEAVTEVLDYVPARFRVIRHVRPRLVCRSCEQIRQAPAVDLPLPKVMASSALLAHLIVNRFVDHQPWHRQSVIFRRVGLHIDRDVMSRWARKLAWLLAPLGERLFAYIREAAKIHGDDTPVTLLGNGDGSRTGHFWVYLRDDRSSGDMSPPAVVFRFSADRGGAHPAEHLAGYQGYLQADGFAGYNALYRDPKTKAPKDIVEVGCWSHARRKFTDILDKSPSPIAAEAVVRIAELFAIERDIKGAPPDERRRIRQIKAVPKLEALRVWLETQNRGLSSDSNLARACRYPLNRWQAMIRYCDDGRLEISNNLVENALRGVALGRRNWMFVGSMKGGEAAALFYALAGTCRLNGVEPEAWFTDVIERIGNHPINRIDDFLPWKWQASRLTNDLEKAA comes from the coding sequence ATGCGGTTCGCCCTTGATCGCCTTCCCACAGACCCAGTTCTCCTGCAGAAAATGCTGCTGGAGATGGCCGATGTAATGGAGCAGGAACGGGCCGAACTGACGGCGGCGCAAGCCACGGTCAAAGCCCAGACCTTGCGGATCGAAAAGCTCGAGCATCGTGTCGCGCGGCTGCTGCGCGTCCAGTTCGGCCGCAGCTCCGAGAAAATGGATATCGCCCAGCTGCGGCTGATGCTCGAGGAGGTCGAGGCACCGGAACCCGCCAACGATGAGGTGCCGGCGCCGCCTGTGGCGAAATCGGCTCGCAAACCCGGCGGCCGCGTTCCGCTTCCTGCGCACTTCCCGCGTCAGACATTCGATCATCAGCCCAGCCCGTGCAGTGGCGGTTGTAACGGACCCTCAGTCCAGATCGACGAGGCCGTCACTGAGGTTCTCGATTATGTCCCGGCGCGCTTCCGCGTCATCCGCCATGTCCGGCCCAGGCTGGTGTGCCGGTCCTGCGAGCAAATCCGCCAGGCGCCCGCTGTCGATCTGCCCCTGCCCAAGGTGATGGCGAGCAGCGCCTTGCTGGCTCACCTTATCGTCAATCGCTTTGTCGATCATCAGCCCTGGCACCGGCAGTCGGTGATCTTCCGACGGGTGGGGCTTCATATCGATCGGGATGTGATGAGCCGTTGGGCACGGAAACTGGCATGGCTGCTGGCGCCACTGGGCGAGCGACTGTTCGCCTATATCCGGGAAGCCGCCAAGATCCACGGTGACGACACGCCGGTCACCTTGCTGGGCAATGGCGACGGCAGTCGGACCGGGCACTTCTGGGTATATCTGCGTGATGACCGCTCAAGCGGCGACATGAGCCCGCCCGCGGTAGTCTTCCGCTTCAGCGCCGATCGTGGCGGAGCGCATCCGGCGGAACATCTCGCCGGCTATCAGGGGTATCTCCAGGCAGACGGCTTTGCCGGGTACAACGCACTTTACCGTGACCCCAAGACCAAGGCGCCCAAGGATATCGTCGAAGTGGGATGCTGGAGCCACGCGCGCCGGAAATTTACCGACATCTTGGACAAGAGCCCGTCACCGATCGCGGCGGAGGCGGTTGTGCGGATCGCCGAGCTCTTCGCCATCGAGCGCGACATCAAGGGCGCGCCACCCGATGAGCGACGACGCATCCGCCAGATCAAGGCCGTGCCGAAGCTGGAGGCGCTGCGCGTCTGGCTCGAAACCCAGAACCGAGGCCTGTCGTCTGACAGCAATCTGGCGCGTGCGTGTCGCTATCCGCTTAACCGCTGGCAGGCCATGATCCGTTACTGCGATGATGGTCGGCTCGAAATCAGCAACAATCTGGTGGAAAATGCCCTGCGCGGTGTCGCGCTCGGGCGCCGGAACTGGATGTTCGTCGGCTCCATGAAGGGGGGAGAGGCCGCCGCGCTCTTCTACGCCCTGGCCGGTACATGCCGGCTCAACGGCGTCGAGCCCGAGGCGTGGTTCACTGACGTCATTGAGCGCATCGGCAACCACCCGATCAATCGGATCGATGACTTTTTGCCGTGGAAATGGCAGGCATCAAGGCTGACCAACGATCTGGAGAAGGCTGCGTGA
- a CDS encoding plasmid pRiA4b ORF-3 family protein: MSNGTVVRMKITLDDVTPAVSRTLEVPLNIRLDRLHTIIQTAFSWTDSHLWEMSFEQTGFGIPDPEYGFDGPLDARKVTLAQVLADTRRKTFRYLYDFGDAWEHSVKIERISPASPHLTYPLILDAVGMRPPEDCGGPWGYAEKLEALGDPHHEYYEEALDTLGDDHDPNAKPDIPLIEARLEALAKKWAPRTRRKA, encoded by the coding sequence GTGAGCAACGGCACTGTCGTGCGGATGAAGATTACGCTGGACGATGTCACGCCGGCCGTCAGCCGAACGCTGGAGGTGCCGCTCAATATCCGGCTCGACCGTCTGCACACCATTATCCAGACCGCCTTCTCCTGGACGGACTCTCACCTGTGGGAAATGAGCTTCGAACAGACCGGCTTTGGCATCCCTGATCCTGAATATGGCTTCGACGGACCGCTCGACGCCCGTAAGGTCACTCTCGCCCAGGTCCTGGCGGATACGAGGCGCAAGACCTTCCGATATCTCTATGACTTTGGCGATGCCTGGGAGCATAGCGTCAAGATCGAGCGCATCAGCCCGGCCAGCCCGCACCTGACATATCCGCTCATCCTCGATGCAGTAGGCATGCGGCCGCCAGAGGACTGTGGCGGTCCATGGGGTTACGCCGAAAAGCTCGAAGCGCTCGGCGACCCACATCATGAATATTACGAAGAGGCGCTGGACACCCTCGGCGACGACCATGATCCTAACGCCAAGCCCGATATCCCCCTGATAGAGGCAAGGCTGGAAGCGCTCGCGAAAAAATGGGCGCCACGGACACGCCGAAAAGCCTGA
- the tnpC gene encoding IS66 family transposase — translation MSDAGLSTPDKDARIAELEAALVAARADIFARDILIDTLRVQIARLKRMQFGKSSEKLDTQIAQLELALEELEGEAIAAAARRADPVEADRPSPVRALPAHLPREEQRIEPAQGNCTCPDCGGALRPLGQDSDEMLDAVPVQWRVVRTIRPKYSCRSCEKIVQAPAPVKAIARGKATFGTLAHVVVSKFDHHLPLYRQAEMMAAQGIEIDRSTLAGWVGQASALLDPIVSRIREVGLTASKIHTDDTPVPILDPGRGRTATGRLWAYAVDDRGSGATTPPLVWYEFTTDRTGTHPQRQLASFTGYLQADGYAGYDKLYDTNRVTEVACWAHFRRKIFDIHATKPTPLTTDLLARIGQLYEIEAEVRGQQPDIRRRSREDRTKPLIDALRQALDDALRRLSPKSEMAKAIAYGRKRWIALTRFLDDGRLEIDNNIAERAMRCVALGRKNWLFAGSKAGGDRAAAIYSVIESAKLNGLEPQAYIADVIARIAGNWPAARWDELMPWNWRPDQQPIAAAA, via the coding sequence GTGTCGGACGCAGGCCTTTCCACCCCTGACAAAGATGCTCGGATCGCCGAGCTTGAAGCTGCATTGGTGGCCGCCCGTGCCGATATTTTCGCCCGCGACATCCTGATCGACACGCTGCGTGTGCAGATCGCGCGCCTCAAGCGGATGCAGTTCGGCAAGTCGTCCGAGAAGCTCGACACGCAGATCGCACAGCTGGAGCTGGCGCTCGAAGAACTCGAAGGCGAAGCCATTGCCGCCGCTGCGCGTCGGGCCGATCCGGTAGAAGCCGATCGGCCATCGCCTGTTCGGGCGCTCCCGGCACATCTGCCGCGCGAGGAACAGCGGATCGAGCCAGCGCAGGGCAACTGCACCTGCCCCGACTGCGGTGGCGCGCTGCGGCCGCTGGGACAGGACAGCGACGAGATGCTCGATGCCGTGCCCGTGCAATGGCGCGTCGTTCGGACCATTCGCCCCAAGTATAGCTGCCGGTCCTGCGAGAAGATCGTGCAGGCGCCCGCGCCGGTAAAGGCCATTGCCCGCGGCAAGGCCACCTTCGGCACGCTGGCCCATGTCGTTGTCTCCAAGTTCGACCATCATCTGCCGCTCTACCGCCAGGCCGAGATGATGGCGGCGCAAGGCATCGAGATCGACCGCTCGACGCTGGCAGGCTGGGTCGGCCAGGCATCCGCGCTGCTCGATCCGATCGTCAGCCGTATCCGCGAAGTCGGCCTGACGGCGTCCAAGATCCATACCGACGACACGCCGGTCCCCATACTCGATCCGGGTCGTGGCAGGACCGCAACTGGCCGGCTCTGGGCCTATGCCGTTGATGATCGCGGCTCGGGCGCCACCACGCCACCGCTGGTCTGGTACGAGTTCACAACCGATCGCACCGGCACGCATCCCCAGCGGCAACTCGCCAGCTTCACCGGCTATCTCCAGGCCGACGGCTATGCCGGCTATGACAAGCTTTACGATACCAACCGCGTCACCGAGGTTGCATGCTGGGCACATTTTCGCCGCAAGATCTTCGACATCCACGCCACCAAGCCCACGCCGCTCACCACCGACCTGCTCGCGCGTATCGGTCAACTTTATGAGATCGAAGCCGAGGTTCGCGGCCAACAACCCGATATCCGACGACGAAGCAGGGAGGACCGCACCAAGCCATTGATCGACGCGCTACGCCAGGCACTCGACGACGCCCTGCGCCGCCTCTCGCCCAAGTCCGAGATGGCCAAGGCGATCGCCTATGGCCGTAAACGCTGGATCGCGTTGACGCGCTTTCTCGATGATGGACGTCTGGAAATCGATAACAACATAGCCGAGCGCGCCATGCGCTGCGTGGCGCTGGGTCGCAAAAACTGGTTGTTCGCAGGCTCAAAGGCAGGCGGCGATCGGGCCGCTGCCATCTATTCCGTCATCGAGAGCGCCAAACTCAATGGCCTCGAACCACAGGCCTATATCGCCGACGTCATCGCCAGGATCGCTGGCAACTGGCCTGCTGCCCGCTGGGATGAACTCATGCCGTGGAACTGGCGGCCCGATCAGCAACCGATCGCCGCAGCCGCCTGA